In one window of Nitrospirota bacterium DNA:
- a CDS encoding sigma-54-dependent Fis family transcriptional regulator, which translates to MNIVLVVDDEPLQRNILKTILSENGFETYTALSGDEALKMIKTVGPDVILTDLKMKGMDGIELMDKIKSQSPNSEIIIMTAFGTIASVVEAMKKGAYDYLAKPLDSNDVLLTVRRAMERADLLRKNQELQQALYDRLTIEGIVGHSKLMEDVVNIIKKVSFSPATVLVIGESGTGKELVARAIHYNSPRSTKPFTAINCAAIPENLLESELFGYEPGAFTGAIAKKAGIFEATNGGTLFLDEVSDLPAMTQAKILRALQEKEIRRLGGREAIKADVRIIAATNKDIEKEMKEGRFREDLYYRLKVVTIELPPLRERKGDIPELVIYFLERYNNEFGKRVKGLDDPALKALTEYHWPGNIRQLESVIERAVLMCETGIIKLKDIKSELRTIGQQGAFDMDIPDEGINFEELEKELLKKAMIRSNNVAAKAARLLGMSYKTFCYRLDKFGIASSPKEGNMS; encoded by the coding sequence ATGAATATTGTCCTTGTAGTTGATGATGAACCATTGCAGAGGAATATTCTTAAGACCATTCTTTCTGAAAATGGGTTTGAGACTTATACGGCGTTGTCAGGGGACGAAGCGCTGAAAATGATAAAAACCGTCGGCCCCGATGTCATTTTGACCGACCTCAAGATGAAGGGCATGGACGGCATAGAGCTTATGGATAAAATAAAGTCCCAAAGCCCAAATTCCGAAATAATTATTATGACTGCATTCGGCACGATAGCTTCAGTGGTGGAGGCAATGAAAAAAGGGGCATATGATTATCTCGCAAAACCACTTGACAGCAATGATGTTTTGCTGACTGTCAGACGCGCAATGGAGAGGGCAGACCTTCTAAGGAAGAATCAGGAACTTCAGCAGGCCTTGTATGACAGACTTACGATTGAGGGGATAGTGGGACATTCAAAGCTTATGGAAGATGTTGTTAATATCATCAAAAAGGTTTCATTCAGCCCTGCAACAGTTCTTGTTATCGGTGAGAGCGGCACAGGCAAGGAACTTGTCGCCAGGGCCATACATTATAACAGCCCCCGCAGTACAAAACCTTTTACTGCCATAAACTGCGCCGCCATACCGGAGAACCTTCTTGAGAGCGAATTGTTCGGCTATGAGCCCGGAGCCTTTACAGGTGCGATAGCGAAGAAAGCGGGCATCTTTGAAGCTACTAACGGAGGCACCCTTTTCCTTGATGAAGTCAGCGACCTGCCTGCAATGACGCAGGCAAAAATTCTCAGGGCCTTGCAGGAGAAGGAAATAAGGAGGCTTGGCGGCCGGGAGGCTATAAAGGCTGATGTCAGGATAATCGCAGCGACTAACAAAGATATAGAAAAGGAGATGAAGGAAGGCAGATTCAGGGAAGATCTATATTACAGGCTGAAGGTCGTGACTATAGAGCTTCCGCCGCTGCGGGAAAGGAAGGGAGATATACCTGAATTGGTTATTTATTTTCTTGAAAGATATAACAATGAATTCGGCAAGAGGGTAAAGGGATTGGATGACCCTGCGTTAAAGGCGCTTACGGAATACCACTGGCCCGGAAATATAAGGCAGCTTGAGTCTGTAATTGAAAGGGCGGTTCTTATGTGCGAAACAGGCATAATAAAATTAAAGGATATAAAGAGCGAACTGCGAACAATAGGTCAGCAGGGCGCTTTTGATATGGATATCCCTGACGAAGGGATTAACTTTGAAGAACTTGAAAAAGAACTTTTGAAAAAGGCGATGATAAGAAGCAATAATGTAGCGGCAAAGGCGGCACGGCTGCTTGGCATGAGTTATAAAACTTTTTGTTACAGACTGGATAAATTCGGCATTGCAAGTTCCCCAAAAGAGGGAAACATGTCCTGA
- a CDS encoding HAMP domain-containing protein: MLSTYFLNLSLNKKLILMMLFLSFILFSALWVLYWQSEKALFNHLANETSELSKAIQIGVEEVTGSGVADETRLAGYLKHLNSKGINEISIISNADEIIASTNPTKIGSSVSPKKKELIIKAELGEPVSKEGKVYNVIVPVIAGEAHYGYIHLKINAEDVSKLLKQNLIKRLLVSLLVFGIGIGIAVFLSVKYTRPIQDVVDAAKKVASGNLNLNLPVNRKDEIGDLTESFNFMVRRLRENKRLEERLREAEHLSTVGELSRSIAHEIRNPLNFISLSIDHIREKYKPGFDKGADDFESLMSSIKHEIHRLDKLVTNFLDYGRPLKLNLQKVDFNRMLNETVEIVKAKADAERVMIIKAYDFVSDILVDPELMKTCILNLLINSIEAMPGGGTLTIKTEKNDGQFNISVGDTGAGVSKENLSKVFEPFFTTKSDGLGLGLATTKRIVEEHGGKIDFDSGEGKGSTVTISLKLS, from the coding sequence ATGTTATCGACTTATTTTTTAAATCTTTCCCTGAACAAGAAGCTCATCCTGATGATGCTCTTCCTGAGTTTTATACTTTTTTCAGCACTGTGGGTGCTTTACTGGCAGTCGGAAAAGGCTTTGTTCAATCACCTTGCAAACGAGACTTCCGAACTGTCAAAGGCGATTCAGATCGGTGTGGAGGAGGTAACCGGCAGCGGCGTGGCAGATGAAACCAGACTTGCCGGTTATTTGAAACACCTTAATTCAAAAGGGATAAATGAGATTTCCATTATCAGCAATGCTGATGAGATAATCGCCAGCACTAATCCCACGAAGATCGGCTCATCCGTAAGTCCCAAAAAAAAAGAATTGATTATTAAGGCAGAGCTCGGCGAACCGGTTTCAAAGGAAGGAAAGGTCTATAATGTCATTGTACCGGTTATCGCAGGCGAGGCTCACTACGGATATATTCATTTAAAAATTAATGCAGAAGACGTCTCTAAGCTGCTTAAGCAGAATTTAATTAAGCGATTGTTGGTGTCGCTGCTGGTTTTCGGGATAGGGATTGGCATTGCCGTATTCCTATCGGTAAAATATACGAGGCCTATACAGGATGTGGTGGATGCCGCAAAAAAGGTGGCGTCAGGGAATTTGAACTTGAATCTTCCTGTTAACAGAAAGGACGAAATTGGCGACCTCACCGAAAGCTTTAATTTTATGGTCAGGAGGCTCAGGGAAAACAAGCGCCTTGAAGAAAGGCTGCGCGAGGCAGAGCATCTTTCAACCGTCGGGGAATTGTCAAGGAGCATTGCCCATGAAATACGAAACCCCCTGAATTTCATAAGTCTCAGCATTGACCACATAAGGGAAAAGTACAAGCCCGGTTTTGATAAAGGTGCGGATGACTTTGAATCACTTATGTCAAGCATTAAACATGAAATACACAGGCTTGACAAGCTCGTAACAAATTTTCTTGACTATGGAAGACCGCTAAAGCTGAATTTACAGAAGGTAGATTTTAACAGGATGCTGAACGAAACAGTGGAGATAGTTAAGGCAAAGGCGGACGCTGAAAGGGTCATGATAATCAAAGCCTATGATTTTGTATCTGACATTTTGGTGGATCCGGAACTTATGAAAACATGTATTCTAAACTTACTCATAAATTCCATTGAGGCAATGCCCGGCGGGGGTACGCTTACCATTAAAACTGAAAAAAATGACGGACAGTTTAATATCTCTGTAGGCGACACAGGCGCCGGAGTGTCAAAGGAAAATCTTTCCAAGGTTTTTGAGCCGTTTTTTACAACTAAGAGTGACGGACTTGGACTGGGCCTTGCCACAACAAAACGCATTGTAGAAGAACACGGCGGTAAAATAGATTTTGACAGCGGGGAAGGCAAGGGGAGCACTGTTACTATAAGCCTTAAACTGAGCTGA